The Ficedula albicollis isolate OC2 chromosome 9, FicAlb1.5, whole genome shotgun sequence DNA window GGAGCTTGCATTGCCAAAGTTTTTACATTTGTAGTGGgctataatttaaaaacctgaaGTGATACCAGCACCTAATGGAACCCTATTGttgaagcagagctgctggtgggagagGAGAGCTCAGCCCTCCCATTTTGTTTGGAGTTCCTAGAATCTCCctgctgtttctctttgctcccagtgctgtgcatGTGAGTGCCCTCTGTGTGAGCCTGGAGAGTGCAGGAGGTGCCAGAGGTGCCTGGGAGTCAGGGCCTCTCCTGCTCCATTCCCCATCACAGAAGTGATGCAGCAGTGGCCTAATTTCATGTTCTGCCCTGGTGCTGAGTGAGGGAGGCAGGGTGAGGCACATGTGCATCAatggcacctgcagcaggttttgaggttttaaagtattttgttaACTACAGAAGAGAACTGAGGAGTTGTTGCTGTGTCTCTTTCAGTCGGTTGCCAAGGAAACAAGGTTCAATTCTGTACTGTACCACGGGAATTGTCCTGCAGTGGCTCCAGTCAGATAAGTAAGAGCTCCTGTTCAACCAGACACTGAATGCAATTATGAAATGAGTTCTGAGCTGTTCCAAACAGTCAGGgctctgcttttttattttttctacaaACAAAAGTTTAACTTCTTTCCTGTCTATTTTAGGCACTTGTCCAGCATCAGTCATGTAGTTCTTGATGAAATCCACGAAAGAAATCTTCAATCAGATGTTTTAATGAGCATTATTAAAGACCTTCTGAATGTTCGACTGGATCTGAAAGTCATACTGATGAGTGCTACTTTAAATGCAGAGAAGTTTTCTGAGTACTTTGGTAGGTGAAATACTTCCTAGGAATGTTCCTTTTAAGTAATTTAGACTCCTACATTATAGTGCAGTTCTCAAATTATAGAATTGATTTGtatcaaaagaagaaattcctTCAGTGCTACAAATACCTGCcagctgctgaaaatgcagtttgtCTCAGTTTTATCTCATTGTGACCCAATAttgcttctggttttgcttttcagacATGTTATGGAAACAGGATCCACAGTGTTTCCCTAGTAAATATTTACCATGTTTTAGCATTCTTGCTGTGGGTGGGCAATCCATAGTGTTTCCCTAGTAAATATTGACCATGTTTTAGCATTCTTGCTGTGGGTGGGCGAGCAGATTGAACTTTGAGTTGTTCGGTCTCCCAGCTTTTTCCAGTAGCTGGAGCCAGTGGAACATCCTGGTGTGCAGATTACTGcctgtgctttttttattcAGCAGCCTTATTTGGGGTGAATTTGACATCTTCCCTGACAGTTGGAAATGCCCTGTAGACATGGCAGCTATATTGCAGAAATAGTGAGGATTATTTATTGCTTCTGTTCTTTCAGTGCAGTATTTCATCAGTAGTTTTAAAATTGAGTTCTGCCTCCCTCCACAGACCATTGCCCAATGATTCACATCCCTGGATTCACTTTCCCAGTGGTGGAATATCTGCTCGAAGATGTCATTGAGAAGTTGAGGCAAGTGTTGTTTCTGAACATCATTTCAGAGAGTGTTTGGGGGGGAAATTTAGCTTGGTGTATATGTATGCTGAAATATTAACTTGGCATAAAGAAGAATTGCCTgtatttttcaacagaaaaccTTCTAAGGCTCACCTTGTACAGTAATTACAGATGGCACACAGCTACCTGGGAATATTGGCTTGAGGGGGAGAACAGTTTCTCTGTTGCTGTGGTGAATTTTCAGGTCTCTAAATCAAACTAGTCTTGctgttcactttttttccctacatgTTCTCATGCTTACTGGGGTTGGTCCCTGCTTGTGTAAGGTTTCTGTCAGGAGACAAACTGCAGATTCTTACACATGGTCTAACTAAAGCACAGCATGTTGTCCATGGTTTGGACAAGTGCAGCTGCTCCAAATTCCCTCAGTTTCCCGTGGAATTGAGTCTGCTCCTCCTGTGTGCAGGTACACCCCGGAGAAGACGGACCGTCGGCTGCACTGGAGGAAGGGCTTCATGCAGGGCCGTGTCAGCAGgccagagaaggaggagaaggaggagatcTACAGAGAGCAGTGGCCAGCCTACCtaaggcagctgcagggcaggttGGGCCCAggtttctcttctgctttcagttttcaggcagctctggagtggAACTATAAATCAGTGCTGTATTGTGTTGCTGGGCTTTAGGAAAGTGTGGTAGTGGGAAATGATGATGGAAGTGCCTGTACAGTTGGCTGGCAACCAGTGAAGTGCTTTAGAGACAGCAGGATTAGCTCCCTTTCCCCTGAGCTGTTCAAGTTAAATTTCAGTTCATTACCTAAATACAAATTGTCAGTCCCTGGCTCATGGGTGAGAAGCAGAGAGGTCGTGGAAGCGCTTTAAAGACAGTTCAGTCATGACATGATCACTCTTCAGCTGTTCTGAACTGGCAGTAATCCCACTGAATTAAATGTGGGGAGTACTTTGGAGGTGCAGGAATTgcacagagagctgagctgatgGGAGGTGGGTTCCTGGCTGGGTGGCtcacagagccaggcagcaggagccctggctgtgcatgTTCAAggcagcagtgtctgtgctttccctgctgcaggtaCTCAGCAGGTACCATTGATGCCCTGGAAATGATGGATGATGACAAGGTGGACCTGGACCTTGTGGCAGCACTGATCAGACACATCGTGCTGGAAGAGGAGGTACAGTGGGACTGAGCTGGGGCACTGCCTTTGGCTGGTACACAGGAAGAAGAGAAACTTCTGTTTGCTCTTCTAAGTAACTTTGAATTACTCTTACATTCAGATAAATGCATGCAGGTAGCTCTTTTATAGAAAAAGCCCCTTGTTGAACAACTTTGAATTACTCTTACATTCAGATAAATACACGCAGGTAGCTCTTTTATAGAAAAAGCCCCTTGATGGCCTGTTGCAGACTGGGTCACTGGGGTCTCAGGTCTCACAGGCCCCCATGTatcagtgcagggagctggctctgtgcagtgTGTGATGTGTTCTGACCTCCCTTCCCTTTGCTGCCTCTTTTCCCTGTAGGATGGTGCAATTCTGGTGtttctgccaggctgggataacATCAGCACTTTGCATGAGATCTTGATGTCTCAAGTCATGTTTAAGTCAGGTAAAACCCAAACTCTCTGTGGGAGTTCTGGCAGTGGCACTGAGGGCAGACTCCTCTTGCATGGGGTTGCTGTGGTTCTTGGattcattttctccttcatctcctctccagtttttgtgtgtttgtggtATCTCTCCTCTGCTAACATCAActcatttttctcagtgtgGGAGTGGCAATCTGAAAAACCTGACCTGCATCTtcttcctcttgtcctttccTGTAGCTGGGAGAGCTCCCATCCAAAACTGAGCTCCATTCTGTGTGCACTTCCTCTGCCTTCATCCTTGAGCAGCTTCCCCTACTTTGCTGATAGTTCCTTAAATCCTGTTGATTTGAGAAGCTTTCTTACAGACTCTCAAGTACTCTGTGCCTGTCTGACACACTTCAGCTTGTCCTTTTGCATTTCTCATATTTCCATCTCACCTGTCTTAGCTGGGCTCTTGACTGTTCAGGGCAGTGTGGTTGTGTACATTCCATAGATGCAGAATTACAGTTTATTGACAGATTGAGTGCCAGTTTGTGTATTAAATTTGACCAATTATTAaacttcagaatttaaaaaggaaGTCTGAATTACTATACATAACTTCATATATTTTCTTGCACCTGTCATTTTATAGCATCATAAAAAAGGCCTTTATACCTTTTTACTTTAGAATTTGCTGTTAGGATACAAATGCCTGTGCTCTCAGAGCAAGAGGCAGTAGCCTGACTTGCAgcctgttttctctgttctgcaTAGATGCATTGATTTTATAGATTTTCCTGTAAAATTGGAAGTTTCTGTGCTTACACCATAtcttttgctgatttttaacTTTCAGATAGGTTTATTATCATACCTTTGCATTCACTGATGCCTACTGTTAACCAGACTCAGGTATGCTTCTCTTTCATTGCAATATTTCACAActaccaaaaaaccaaaaaagaatgaagcatgtgtttggttttggcaAAGACATAAATGGGCCCTGGATAATTACAGGTGTTCAAGAAGACCCCACCAGGAGTGAGGAAAATCGTGATTGCAACCAACATTGCAGAGACCAGGTGAgtgcctgcctgcccagggccaggAAGGCTGTGTGTTTAACAGAAGGAATGGAAGTCATCATTTGAAGTATAAACCTGCTTGATGttcctgaaaatacatttctgtatttgtgcCATTCTTGTATAACACTTTatctttggaaatatttatagACTAAACAGCGTTTTCCTATAATTGTTTTAAACAATTGAACCAACTACATTGTTTTGAACAATTAAACTACAGGAATACTAAACAATTGCTAGGATAATTTGTACAGGATAATCTGAGCTGCCTGTCCTCTCTGCAGAACCCAAGTGGGAGCTTCTGCCAGACCAAGGAGAATAAATCAGCTCTTCCTTAAACTGTTCAGTGACATAGTTCTTAATGAAATTCCAGATTTTTGTAATTGCTGACAGTGTTTGGGAGGGAATAAAGAGAGGCTAAACCAAATTCTAGGTCACATTTGCAAAGATGAaaagttggttttttccctctttttttttttcaacagcatCACAATCGATGACGTGGTGTTCGTGATAGATGGGGGGAAAATAAAGGAGACTCACTTTGACACCCAGAACAACATCAGCACCATGGCAGCAGAGTGGGTCAGCAAAGCCAATGCCAAGCAGAGGAAGGGTCGAGCAGGAAGGTGGGAACAATGGGGTGCTCAGGGAAGTTTGGGCATGTTGAgtttccagcagtgctgaaggTTCTTTATTGTTTGaatgtgctggcacagctggctcctTCCTGGGCAAGGGATGATTTCCTTGTCTTCCTCACAAGCTGAGTTGACTTGTGCTGTGTTTAACTCCAGAGTTTCCCTCCTAGAGAAGGAAgtcctgcattttattttcatttttgtcactACCCTCACACCTGGTTTATGAGGCTGATACAGTAAAGTGGAAATGGTGTAAAAACTAATTTGTGTTTTCTATGCCTTTTTCCTGCTGATGGGTCTGTGTTTCAGAAGACTGAAGTGGCTTTTACAATTGAATACACTTCAGTTCTAATTCCTTGAGGAGTTTTGGGAAGCTCTTTGTAAACAAACAGAACCATAGTGTCACAATTTCATAGGGAAGAAAACCCCACAAGAAAGGACCAAAGCCAAAAGAATTGTTTCTTTAAATCATTGCAGAGTTCAGCCAGGCCACTGTTACCACCTGTACAATGGGCTGCGTGCCAGCCTGCTGGATGATTATCAGTTACCAGAGATCCTGAGGACACCCTTGGAAGAGCTCTGCTTACAAATCAAGGTGAATGGAGGAATcttcaaatacatttattatCTACTTCTCCACTGGGATAAGTGGTTGAGAGAATAAGTTAATGCAGCTGTGAGTCTAGGGTTGTTAAACCAAAATTCTGTTACATCAGAAATGCAGTGTATGTAGCCAATAATTGCAGCAACATTTGTAAATGCACACTTGTATCTGGGTGCATCAAACCAGGGGAAACAGAATTGGCTGGTATCAATAAAAGGTGAAGTCCATTAACAAAAAtttgggctgtgctgtccctcaaATATCACATATCGTTCAATCAGAGAAGCTTCAGTGAGAATGCCAGTGAGTCAATTTGCATGATTTCATAAAAGTATTTTACTACAAAATAGTTTTAGAACTGGTGTGAATTTCCCTTTTTGGCAGTTGGAATTGAATTCCTTATGCAAGCAGAAGGAATGCCAAGTGCATGGGAACGGAATGAAGAACAGATCCTTCTGCTACAGATTTCATCactaatgcatttttttgtccTTAGTTCTTAACTAAAGCAATTCTAACTTGAGCAGTGAATTACTCACACTATTGCAATGAATGTGGTTAGTGCTAACCAATTTTAGGCAACTGTCTTTCTCCAGTTGCTGGAAGCTTTTGCTGTGATTGTTCTTTCAGATCCTGAAGCTTGGTGGAATTGCCTATTTCCTGAGCAAGCTGATGGACCCCCCATCTCGTGATGCTGTGACATTGGCCATAAATCACCTCATGGAGCTGGTAAAGTGTTGCtttgtgtgcagagctgtggtgctgtgtgtgttCCCAGGCAGGTCTGAGTGCACAGCTGGGGCATTGCAGcccttcccctctctgcagGAGCCTCCCTGCACAGGGGGCACTTCACACAATCCAGGTGCTTAtgggctctgcaggtgctcCTGAGGGACTTTTCAAATGGCTCCAGACAGACACATCACCCTGCACTTAAGTTCCTGCAGGTGTTGGTTTAACTCCCTCCTCTGTAccccctgctgcctcccaggctTCCTGTTCTGGGTGGGTCATGAGGAGGCTGAGATAAATGAGGCAGGTGGGAGAAGCACCTTGTTTGTCACTGTTCCCTTGGGTGCTGGGAAGGAGATTCAGGGAATGTCTGTTCTGCTGACTCCTGCTCTGGTGATCTTTGTACCAAGGAGTTGTAGCCAGGAATAAAACATCTGGTTTGGATGTTGTGGGTGATACCTGTGTAGCAGTGGCTTTTCCAGGGAAGCTGACCCATTTCACATTGTGTGTTTGttctcccctctctgccctgctggcagaATGCTCTggacaggcaggaggagctgactCCCCTGGGCGTGCACCTGGCAcggctgccggggggggggggggggggggggggggggggggggggggggggggggggggggggggggggggggggggggggggggggggggggggggggggggggggggggggggggggggggggggggggggggggggggggggggggggggggggggggggggggggggggggggggggggggggggggggggggggggggggggggggggggggggggggggggggggggggggggggggggggggggggggggggggggggggggggggggggggggggggggggggggggggggggggggggggggggggggggggggggggggggggggggggggggggggggggggggggggggggggggggggggggggggggggggggggggggggggggggggggggggggggggggggggggggggggggggggggggggggggggggggggggggggggggggggggggggggggggggggggggggggggggggggggggggggggggggggggggggggggggggggggggggggggggggggggggggggggggggggggggggggggggggggggggggggggggggggggggggggggggggggggcgtgcGCCTGGCACGGCTGCCTGTGGAGCCACACATCGGGAAGATGATCCTGTTTGGAGCCTTGTTCTGCTGCCTGGACCCTGTGCTGACCATTGCAGCCAGCCTCAGCTTCAAGGACCCTTTTGTCATCCCTCTGGTAAAGTCTCACAGGCAGCAATTCCATGTGGGAGTTTGAGAATCTCGGGAGGATGCTGGGACTTAGTGAGGTGTTAGAGTTTATTAATGTCCTGGTAATTACATTTTACTAGTGAGGTTGCCTTTGCATGCTATGAATTATCATTTTTCCTGTGGAATATTGGAAATAACTGTAATTTACAAAGTACTGCTGTACAGATTTACCTGAATTTGGAAAAGAGAACTGTCATGTCAGTCTGGGTATTACATGGGTTCTGATTTTAGGGCAAAGAGAAAATCGCAGATGCAAGAAGAAAGGAGCTGTCAAAGAACTCAAAAAGTGACCATCTGACTGTGGTGAATGCTTTCACTGTAAGCATGTTTTCATGTGGTTTCTTTCTCCTAGAATTTTCATTTGAGTAATATAGATGATGCTAAGAAAAAGCTGATCAGTTGATGCTCTGTGGGCTTTCTTGTTTGGCTTCTACAGAAACATAAGACCAAACTGATTTTCACCCTTCTAGTGTTGCATTGTCTCCAGACTCAGTATCCTGATTTCTGAAAAAGACAAAGGACATGTAGTATTATAGTTACCTTGCTGAAGTTGTTAATTCCTGTCCTTCTGGCCTCTAACAGAGGCTGAAGCCAACTTCAGAAGTGTTGGACATTGTGCTGTATTGTGTTGgggtgaggagaggaggaaataaaTGGCCTGGAAAATGCAATTACTGCCCAGAACTGTTAATTACACCAAAGGGTGCTCTGGCAGACACAGCCAGGCATCACTGCCCACCAGGGAAAAAGGAAGGTTGTGATTCAACATGGTGTGGAGCTGTGTTTGCACTgtggtgtgtgcacaggcacagagagatCAAAGGATTTGCTTTCTCCCTGGTAGGGAGCACGTGGCTGTTTGTTGACCTTCAGTTTGAAGTGTGTGTTACTTACCAACACCTTGTGGCTTtctttcccagggctgggaagaggcTCGGAGCTGTGGTTTCAGGAATGAGAAGGACTATTGCTGGGAATATTTCCTGTCCTCAAATACCATGCAGGTGAGGGCATCCTGCCAGGTTCAGACAGGATCCTGtgtggggggaggaggaggagccctTGGCACAGAATCGTTCTGGGGCCATTTTCATTGTTTCCTAGATGCTGCATAACATGAAAGGGCAGTTTGCTGAGCATCTCCTTGCAGCTGGATTTGTGAACAGCAGAAACCCTAAGGATCCCAAATCTAACACCAACTCAGGTAACtgtggagggagagggagaattTATCCCAGCTGAAATCTCAGCTTGCAGAACTGCCTCACTTCTTTTGCTGTCTCCTGCAGGTAATGAGAAGCTGCTCAAAGCAGTCATCTGTGCTGGCCTCTATCCCAAAGTGGCAAAGATCCGGCCCAGCTTcagcaaaaagaggaaaatgtgagggTTTGGTTTAATGTTGGTTTGTACTCAAGGTGTTTTCTGCATGGCATAATTTGGCAAGGTGAAGCAGTGGCTTGAGTGCATGAATGAATCTCACTTTGAAGTTTGAGTCGTGGTTGTGTGGTATTTCCTCTGGGAAGGGTGGGAttgctgattttatttgtgACCTTCCCATGCCATGGATAATGTTACATCTCAGTAGCACTGCTCTGAAGGGTtctacagcagcagctctggttcTGTCACTTCTGGTTATTTGGGAAGAGAGACCCCAGGGATCCTGCTCTGTTGGTTTATCACTTCCTGTATCATCAGACTgtttttgttgatgttttttctttgaagggTGAAGGTTTGCACCAAGACAGATGGATCAGTTAATATCCATCCCAAATCAGTGAATGTGGAGGAAACAGAGTTCCATTATAACTGGCTCGTGTACCATTTGAAGATGAGGACCAGCAGTGTGAGtgggggctgtgcctgtggggtttatttattttattatcccTTTTTGAATGGGGCTGGACCAGGGCTCAGAGGGGATACGAACAGCCTTTGTTCTGGGGCCTTCCTGTCCTGGGCCAGTCCTTGGACACACCATCAGGTGATGTCCTTTGTGACACTGGGGATGTGGCACCGCAAACAATGAACTGCTGGGGTTTAGTTCTTGAGGTTTTTTAAGGTCTCACAGTAACAGGtataaattcttttatttagtttattttttttctggggtttagttcttggggttttttaaggtCTCACAGTAATGGGtataaattcttttatttagtttatttttttttcatttcaatccAGTCTTAACACTTCTCAATATGctgacattttttcctctgttatgGAGCATCTGGTTTGATTCGACCACTGTGTGAAAGACTGAAAGACTTGGGACCATTTTTGCCCTTGTTCAATCTGATTTCATGTAACTTTTTTTGAACTGAGTTGCTTCATGCATCTTCAGAATTTGTGAGTAACTGAGTAAAGCTCTTCTGGAATTCTGTAGGAGTATTAAGGATTACTGATGGCACTGGAGATATTTGGAGGCTGATCAGACAATTCTGTTGTTGTGCAGATTTACCTGTATGATTGTACAGAGGTGTCTCCATACTGCCTCTTGTTCTTTGGAGGGGATATATCCATTCAGAAGGACAAGGACCAGGACACCATCGCTGTGGATGAGTGGATTGTTTTCCAGTCTCCAGAAAAAATAGCAAACTTGGTCAAGGTGactatttcaaaataatgtacCTGGAAGGCTCAGTGTAACACTGGTTCTGCTTAAGGATTTCTAGATTTGATACTCCTGTGTGCCTATTGATTCATCACTCAGGGAGATAATGTTTGAAATGCACTCCCAGCGAGCAGTTCAAGCACACAAAGTGAACAAAAGATATGTAATTTTGCACAGAAGACGTAGGATGACTTGGACGTATCCACATGGGTATGGAAACATGAGAGTGGGGCTCCTTATTTAACAGGAGTGGGTTCCATAGAACTGTTTAATATTAGATCCCAGAAATCATACCTGACTCTtctttaattatatattttttaaaccagtctttttattcctgaaattGTCAGCTAAGTGCTGGGTGGGCTGTTAGAGGCATCGCAGCCAGAGATGTGAGTCTCATCAAAGAGACTGGGTATAGAGAGAGGGTTAGATCCTGAGTCTCATCAAAGAGACTGGGTTTAGAGAGAGGGTTAGAtcctgaaaacagcagtgtgG harbors:
- the DHX36 gene encoding ATP-dependent RNA helicase DHX36, encoding MGRCEDWNPGSEGWRAVVRMDERREEQIVQLLNAVQTKNDKEQEAMSWWSGDEEGSAPEQPPKAKPDAEKAPVRQRPTCEKTSLDLDVEYLCEKTEQDADLDEQLKEDLMKKRSDPRYIEMQRFREKLPSYKMREELVKLINTHRVTVISGETGCGKTTQVTQFILDDHIERGLGSTCRIVCTQPRRISAISVAERVAAERAEACGNGRSTGYQIRLQSRLPRKQGSILYCTTGIVLQWLQSDKHLSSISHVVLDEIHERNLQSDVLMSIIKDLLNVRLDLKVILMSATLNAEKFSEYFDHCPMIHIPGFTFPVVEYLLEDVIEKLRYTPEKTDRRLHWRKGFMQGRVSRPEKEEKEEIYREQWPAYLRQLQGRYSAGTIDALEMMDDDKVDLDLVAALIRHIVLEEEDGAILVFLPGWDNISTLHEILMSQVMFKSDRFIIIPLHSLMPTVNQTQVFKKTPPGVRKIVIATNIAETSITIDDVVFVIDGGKIKETHFDTQNNISTMAAEWVSKANAKQRKGRAGRVQPGHCYHLYNGLRASLLDDYQLPEILRTPLEELCLQIKILKLGGIAYFLSKLMDPPSRDAVTLAINHLMELNALDRQEELTPLGVHLARLPVEPHIGKMILFGALFCCLDPVLTIAASLSFKDPFVIPLGKEKIADARRKELSKNSKSDHLTVVNAFTGWEEARSCGFRNEKDYCWEYFLSSNTMQMLHNMKGQFAEHLLAAGFVNSRNPKDPKSNTNSGNEKLLKAVICAGLYPKVAKIRPSFSKKRKMVKVCTKTDGSVNIHPKSVNVEETEFHYNWLVYHLKMRTSSIYLYDCTEVSPYCLLFFGGDISIQKDKDQDTIAVDEWIVFQSPEKIANLVKKLRQELDDLLQEKIERPRPVDWAAVRSRDTALLSAIIDLITTQENAAARNFAPRFQGERCS